One genomic segment of Panicum virgatum strain AP13 chromosome 2N, P.virgatum_v5, whole genome shotgun sequence includes these proteins:
- the LOC120662561 gene encoding uncharacterized protein LOC120662561, protein MSGFVDNYMIWNKHGEEEQPQRENSIDEIMQEPEFNILFDAFDDAGCEDEGVGGGHFDGVDGSPIDLGSDNDSDELDNGDFLSQLLCHTKAELLVGSAKGLENFETVKKSAEENIYERSKGCPKHWTILRFVLELLTLKAKHSWSDSSFNDLLGMLAWLLPKPNKVPVNTYRAKKLVSPFTMGVERIHACPDHYILYCGDAFKDLDKCPVCSANRYKNSAGYCGSDNQGPGDMNKRKRKGAANSVAEAPDTTLGISEKQRRIPTMVMWYLPVADRLRRFFSNPKDPELMRWWDSDKRKKDDGKLQHPADARQWKKFDEQYYLEFGKDPRKR, encoded by the coding sequence ATGAGTGGTTTTGTAGACAACTACATGATCTGGAataaacatggtgaagaagaacAACCTCAGAGAGAGAATTCAATCGATGAAATAATGCAAGAGCCCGAGTTTAATATATTGTTTGATGCCTTTGATGATGCTGGCTGTGAGGATGAAGGTGTTGGTGGTGGTCATTTTGATGGTGTCGACGGGAGTCCAATAGATCTTGGCAGTGATAATGATAGCGATGAACTTGATAATGGTGATTTTCTGAGCCAGTTGTTGTGTCACACTAAAGCGGAGCTATTGGTTGGTAGTGCTAAGGGGTTAGAAAATTTTGAGACGGTGAAGAAATCAGCAgaggaaaatatatatgagcGGTCTAAAGGATGTCCGAAACACTGGACCATTCTTCGTTTTGTACTTGAGCTGTTGACTCTAAAGGCTAAGCACAGCTGGTCAGATAGTAGTTTCAATGATCTCCTGGGTATGTTGGCCTGGTTGCTTCCGAAGCCAAATAAAGTGCCTGTGAACACATATCGAGCAAAGAAGCTTGTCAGCCCGTTCACAATGGGTGTGGAAAGAATTCATGCATGCCCGGATCATTATATTTTGTATTGTGGGGATGCTTTCAAAGACTTGGACAAATGCCCTGTATGTTCTGCAAATAGGTACAAAAACAGTGCTGGTTATTGTGGCAGCGATAATCAAGGTCCAGGAGACATGaacaaaaggaagaggaagggtgCAGCGAATAGTGTTGCAGAGGCACCAGATACTACTTTAGGCATCTCTGAGAAGCAGAGGCGAATTCCGACGatggttatgtggtacctcccAGTTGCCGACCGCCTAAGACGTTTCTTCTCCAACCCAAAGGATCCTGAGCTGATGCGCTGGTGGGATTCAGATAAGCGCAAGAAAGACGATGGAAAGCTTCAACATCCAGCTGATGCTCGGCAGTGGAAGAAATTTGACGAGCAGTATTATCTGGAATTTGGAAAGGACCCAAGGAAACGTTAG